The following nucleotide sequence is from uncultured Draconibacterium sp..
TTGATAACGCCTATCACGAGCTGCATGAGCAACTTATTGATCAGATAACCGGGCTGGTAGAAACGAACTACGATTTATTAGTATCGGTGCTGTACCAGGTTGATATTACGAACCGCGAAATTCTTCAGGCCGAAAAAGATTTGCCGCATTATTCGAATATTGAAATTATTGCTCACCAGGTAATCGCCCGCGATTTGAAAAAAGTATTGCTGCGCCGGTATTTTAAAATGAAAGATCAGCAAAATGGGGGCGATGAGAAAAGCATTGATTTAAAATAGGAAAGATTGCTAAATGTTTCTTTGCTATAACGGTCTTGCAATCATTATTCCTGTAGCAGATTTTCGGTTTGCCAGGTAATCATAAAGTGTTTCTTCCGATAAAATTACTTTCTCCGCTTTTGATGAGGCATGCATAAAGTGAAGTTTATCGCCTTTAAAAAAAGCTATGCCAACATGCGTAATATCCAGCCCGTCAACGTTGGTTGTAATGCCAAAAATATCACCATTTTTAATTTTGTGTTTCAACGATTCAAGCTTTTCGGTAGGAATGTAGTAAAGTTCATTGTTGTTTAAATTGCTTTCTTGTTTGCTAATTGCCTCAATAAATACAGCATTGTTTTTTAGGGGTTTATAGCTGTCTGGATGATGACTCATAAAGTTTATGTTCTTCGTAAACTTTATATCGCTAATTGATTTGCTCAGCGATTTCACTGTTTGCTTTTTATCGTTATCCAAAATCCACTCGCTAAAATAGTGTAAACGCGATGGGTAACCGTCAATCACTCCATCTCGATACCGTATAAGTTGCAATTCGTTTGTAAAAATTTTGAATGATGGTTTTTTTGTTTTTGCAGTTCGTGCCAAAGCCAGGCAGTTCTCGGCAAAAGTAGTGCAGTCTAATTCTCGCAAATTTATAATAAGTTGTTCTGGTTGAGTTTCAAGTGTGTGTGCAACGTAGGGCGTATTCATCAACAATTCTCCCGCTTTAATAACCAGTTCTGCAGTCGTTTTGTCGGTGTTTGCCTGCAGTTCCGAAATTATTCGATCGTAAATAACTTTATCTTCTTTATTTTCGTGATCAGTTGCTGCGGCATTTAAAAAAGCAAAAAGTATGACTGCCACAATCCCAATAATTCTCGTTTTCATGTTTTACGATTTAGTGCTATAAAAATACTGATATGATCTGATATAAAAAGCCAGAAATGCAGAATTTGTTTAGTGGCTTTTCAGATTATTCCCAACAGGCGTAATCCAAACCACACCGTTAAAAAAAGTAGTGCCAATGTCAAAATCGAATATAAAATTATTCGCATTTTTCTGGTTGGCCTATTTCTTTTTTTGTCCATATTGTGAATATAAGGTTTTAATTATTAGGATGATATACGGAAAAAACGGGAATGGGTTCGGCATAGCCATTTTTTTAATGGTGAAGGTTGATTAAGACAAAAAAATAATACTTTTAGAAACATTAATATTTAACCGGTTTCATGAAAAGAGTGTTGCTTTTGTCTGTTTTTTTTAATTTTCTTGCATACCTATGTTGTGGGCAACTGTATTTGGCCGATGTTGAATTTGATAAAGTGGGATGTGTTCAGGTGGAACACTATGTTCAGGGACAGATAAAAAACAATACGGAAAAATTTACGGATGTTAAACCATCGTTAGAACCTACAGCGAGCACAGCCGGTTTTCGGTTTCATGAACGCGAATACTTTATAAAAGACAGTCTTTTAAATGTGTGGGGGCACTACGTTCATACTAATCCGTCGATTGCCTGGAATGCATCGCGATTCTCATTTGGCATGTTATTTTCAAAAAACAGTAATCAGTTAATTTATCCAAACGGTGATGTTGATGGTATTGATAGGGGACAGATAATTTATTTGAACCTGAATGTTTTAAAGATAAAAAAACTGGCTACCGCTTTTGAAATAACAACGGTTGACGATAAGAAAAAAGTAATTGAGTTTAGTTATGTTGAGGATAATATAACACACGGGAAACAGCAATTATCATTTAGTCAAACGCGAAAAGGTTTTACCAAAATTACACACCGCACCTATTTTAAAAGTCAATCGGCTTTGCGCGATCATTTTTTATACCCGTATTTTCATACGCGCTTAACCAATACTTACCACCGAAATATGAAACATCTTTTAAAAACGAAAGAAAACTAACGTTTCGTTAATTTAGCAGGTTTTTATAAATGGTGTAATTTTCTTCATCGAAAACACAAAAAATCAACTCCTCAATTTTATCATTCTGTTCAAGAAATTCTTTTACTGTTTGTGTTGCAATTTGCGCAGCCTCTTGCTTTGGGTAACCGTAAACTCCGGTGCTAATATTTGGGAACGCTATTGACTTTACATCGTTTTGTATTGCAATTTCAAGGCTTCGCCAATAGCAGGATTTTAGTTTTTGTGCTTCGTCGTATTTTCCGCCGTTGTACACCGGACCAACTGTATGAATCACAAACTTTGCCGCCAAATTGTAGCCTTTAGTAATTTTTGCATCGCCGGTTTCGCAACCATTCAGTTGCCTGCATTCTTCTAGAAGTTTGGGGCCGGCTGCCCGATGAATAGCTCCATCAACACCACCACCGCCCAACAAAGTTTTGTTGGCAGCATTCACAATGGCATCAACTTTTAGTTGTGTAATATCACCCCGATGTATTCGAATTTTACTCATAATTATAGCTTTTTTACAAGATACAAAGTTTTTCAAGTACAACGGGGCTGTGCTTTTAGTCTTCAACAAGCGATTCAATATCTTCGTCAGAATCAGGAATTGCAATTGCAGCTGAATTGGCCCGTACATCATCAAAGTTTAGTTTTTTGCGTGCAGCCTTAACAACCATGCCAATTACAAATTTTATGGCAAAGTGCTCGGCTACCTCCGGCAGGTAAGGAATATCAATTTTATCGTTTGCAAGACGGGTTAATCGACGCACCAAACGCCGGGCTTCCTTTTTCGAAATACCATGGTCGGTACTACGAACCATATCGTAAAATTCGTTGGGCAAATGATCGTACAAAAATGTATCGATCTTAAAAATCACTTTTACTAATATTTTTTCCTCGCCGGTTTCTTTAATAAATGGTACATCAATTTTTTCATTTAGTCGGATGGCAAGATCTTTAATTTCTGCTTCCGTCATTTTATTGCGTTTTTTTGGCTCTGCATAAAAATCGTCAAGCAGGGTCATAAATTCTTCTGTAGATAGTTCAGCTACTTTTGTTGTCATAATTATTAGGATTTAATGATGAGTATTTTTGTTTTCAGGCCTGAAATAATGATTCGAGCAAATCACGGGTTTCGCTATTATAAATGCCGTTAATTTCCAGATCGGGTAAACGGGTTTGCAATTCCTTTACGCCGTTTTCAGTTTTTGGACCAAAATCGCCGTCGGATGTGCCCACATTGATATTTAATAGTTTTAGTGCGTCTTGTAAGGCTACAACTGCAGTGCCTTTGCTTCCGTTTTGCAGCACGGGATCGGGAATAATAAGTTGCTGTTTTGCTGCCAAACGCTGATACGATAAAACCGTATTTATGCGGTAGGCCGATACTGATACCCGGTTTCCCTGGTTTCCGCCAAGGC
It contains:
- a CDS encoding N-acetylmuramoyl-L-alanine amidase-like domain-containing protein, with protein sequence MKTRIIGIVAVILFAFLNAAATDHENKEDKVIYDRIISELQANTDKTTAELVIKAGELLMNTPYVAHTLETQPEQLIINLRELDCTTFAENCLALARTAKTKKPSFKIFTNELQLIRYRDGVIDGYPSRLHYFSEWILDNDKKQTVKSLSKSISDIKFTKNINFMSHHPDSYKPLKNNAVFIEAISKQESNLNNNELYYIPTEKLESLKHKIKNGDIFGITTNVDGLDITHVGIAFFKGDKLHFMHASSKAEKVILSEETLYDYLANRKSATGIMIARPL
- a CDS encoding O-acetyl-ADP-ribose deacetylase; protein product: MSKIRIHRGDITQLKVDAIVNAANKTLLGGGGVDGAIHRAAGPKLLEECRQLNGCETGDAKITKGYNLAAKFVIHTVGPVYNGGKYDEAQKLKSCYWRSLEIAIQNDVKSIAFPNISTGVYGYPKQEAAQIATQTVKEFLEQNDKIEELIFCVFDEENYTIYKNLLN